In Zootoca vivipara chromosome 15, rZooViv1.1, whole genome shotgun sequence, the genomic window AAGTCTTGAGGGAGAAGGCTCTGGTTTACCAAAAGCAAGTGGCATTTTAGGGCATATTGTGCAGCAAGGAACTTGTTTGCCACCTTTGACATGCCCAACCTGAGTTCTCAAAGGTCCTGAGAACATTCTTAGGACTTTGCTGGATTTGGCAAGAATTGGATACCAGAAATGAGGGGAGAAGCAACACATCACAACACATTAACCAAAAAGGGTTCCTGGATTGAATATGGACTATAGAAATGAGAAAAGGCTTTGAAGAGTCTTTGAAGACATCCCTAGCTGAACCACCAGCGCTGGCATTGCCCAGTCCCTTTAAATCCTGTAGACCGTATGTGAATGAAGTGAAGGCTGTGGGATCGGGAGTGTTGATACAGAGAGGAGAACCCCATTGGAGGACAGTGGAGAATCTTGATTCTGTGGCCCAATGATGGCCaatatgcagcagcagcatttgtcCTCCCTGTGCAGGAGGCTCAGAAGGTGACTATCGGAGCTGATGTTGGAGATTATATTTTGCATGGAGTGCCTCAGATTCTCAGCACCAAAGGAAAGCTTCTTCATCCTACTTTCCAGTTCAAGTATGAGGTTTCCCTCCTGACTAACCCAAATCTGACTTTGAAAGCGTTAACTCCTTGAACCCAGCTACCTTGTGTCAGTTCCTGTTTCGGATCCAGGAGAACCCCACGATCATCTGTTTGCTATGAATCAGAAAGTTGTTATCAGGATGTTCCTTTTAGAGATGCAGATGAAGACATGTTTGTGGATGAACCCAGCTTCATGGCCGAAGGAAGGAGATATTCAAGATATGCTGTGGTTACGGCAAAGGGAATCATTACACAAGAAGGACTGCTCTCTCATTTTTCAGCACAAGAGGTTGAACTGATGGAATTGACTAGGACTCTCCATATCTATAAAGATTCTACTTATGCTTTTGGAACAGTGCAAGCCCAGGGCCTTTTGTGAAAGGAGAGAAGTTTCATTACTGCAGATGGACatcaagtagtagtagtagtagtagtagtaataataataataatttattatttataccccgcccatctggccgggtctccccagccactctgggcggcttacaacagaaaaataaaacacaataatctattaaacattaaaagcctccctgaacagatcTCAACTACTTGCTCTCCTAGATGCCCTCTTGTTCCCTGTGATGCGTGTCGGATCCATGGAAGAGCAACAGACCCAAGCTAGGAGAAGAAATACGATGGATGAGAAACCTCTAAGGAAGTGGCAAGAATGCTATCTTATGGGTAACGTGCAACATTTTCACCAAGGACTAACCCCAACCACAGCATACTGAAGAAAGCATGATTTGAATTCAATAATAAAGAACCTTGAAGCCAAATCTGGGTGATGGACTTTTGATGGTAAATCTTGAAGGAATTTCATCAACAAGGAAGGACACATGAATGCAGTGAGAGAATTGGGAGAATTAGTTTCTAGAATAGGCACGTTACTTTTGAACACTGAAGCCACAACACATGAGAAGATGTGAGTCCAggagtgaaatatatatatatattgagtaaGATGCCATTTTCTATTGTATTCCTCAAGATCTTATAAGTTATGTTAGTTTGTTGCTTTGCTAAACAGCTTTCATTAGGCATGTGTTGAATGcagttgtttttgttatgtaggAGGGTGAAGATACTCTTTTAGAAAGGAAGCTCTTAAAAGTCTTgagggagttctgcctctaagaaGTCTGACGCCCTTTCCTTCAGGGACCAGGAGTGAATCTGGAACATGTATCCCAGGGAAGAACAGCATCGATTTAGGCAACAGTTTGTAGGCTCCATTGTTCTTCCCCCACCGCAGCCGCAGTCTTCCTTTCCCAacgggatttccccccccccttcttcacaGGAGCCTCCTCCCAGCACACCCTCCAAATCTGCCTTCCCATAGGCAGCCTTGGATTCAGCCCTTGGATTCCAGCAGGGGCTGTGAAGTGCTGAAGGGACAGCAAGACCAGATTTTCTATGAGTTCTATGAGTTTTTCATGAGTTCTCATAGCCTGGATCTTGTCTCTGCCACTGGAGGTTGCAGGTGAGATGTATTTGGAGAGAACTGATAAGGAAGTGGGGCAGGATGGTGAAAAGGGACGGTTGTGAACATCCCCACCTCTGAGCGGCAGACAACTCCAGGGGTTCCTGCGCTTAGcctgggttcagtttccttggaatgaagactGGGCTGTCTTTGGGATATTAGGCTTTGCTTGCCCATAGATGCTAGGATGGGTCCAGCTCAGAGCAAGACAATCTCCTGCCTCTCCAGATTCCAGCATCCTCCCATCTCACCAGATACAATCCCTGCCACCAGCCTCTATGTCTCCATCTTACGAGCTGACTTTTCACAAACCAAAAAACTCACTtctctttttaacaaaaatattatttattcattttttacaaaGTGAATTTTTTACACATTTTAACATAAACCATAAGATCCATatttatcatttaaaaatatttttaataaaagaattagAATTACAAAGACATAAAGTGATACAAAGGGGGAAGTGAGGAGGAAAAGGACAAAGATGCTTATAAAaaagaaggaacaaaaataataGGCTCCCTATTTTGCCTATACTATTCTATACATCCATTCTAACCTATCTATCTTCCTAAAAAAAGTCCTGCTTGCTGTTTTACGTCCTGAAAGAGTCAATAAAAAGTGTCCAATCCACAAATTCACTTCCAGGTGGAGGGTCGATGTTGCTCATGTCGTCTTCAGGGCGGCTCCTTTCCCAGCTGATGACATTCTTGCGGGGGTCTTCTTTTCTCCGGACGTCTCCTCCCAGGCTCCAGCAGATAGACCGCCATTTCCCATCGTGGATTTGTTGCATgcaggaaaaagagaagagagattCTGTTAGAAAGGGTACTAAATCTCATGAATATCAGACCCTCttgttgctgccccccccccaacaataatgaataaacaaagaATTGGAAGTAAGTTGCTGCTGGGGGgttgcctgccccgccccccactcgAGAGGATGAAAGAGTCCTGCAAGGAACCGGACCCTGGGCTTACAACAGCGACTGGGGGAGCTCCATAGAGCCTGCCTGTCCTGGGGGCGGGACCCCCAACAAAGGGCAAACAATAAAGGAAAAGTTGTCCCTTTGGGGGCAACACTTAGGGGGCGAGACCAGATTGTGGGCCAGCCCCCTTGTGATTACATTACTGTTTTAACAAGGATGGGGCTTTAAATTGGGTGGGTGCTGTTTGATTTGCAGGGTGGGgttgttttaaatggttgttaAATGTGATATGTTGATTTAGATTTTGGATTtgtgggctggggtgttgttttgGGGCTTTTGTATTAGTCTTGTGGCTATTTTTATTAcgtctttattattttaatttatgttatgttctgatatttttattatgatttttgcaCACCTATTATTCTTATTATGGATTTTGTGCTTTGTATGCTGGAACTTGGTGTTGTGAACCATACTGAGATTCAAAATCAATCAGTGAAATAAACCCTCAACAATCAAAAACGACATCAAcaagaaacacaacaacaacaaaaagatttcCTACCgctatgtattgggggggggggtcgtgagGGCAGCACCACTCCTCTTGGTCAATCCTGGTGGCGTTGATGTTCCTGGCGCTGGTCCAGACTGGATACCGTGGAGAGCAGAAGATGGTATCTCTGCAGCACAACTCTGATGTTCATGTTCCCTTGGCCTGGCGCGACTGCGGATGTTCTGTCAGGAGGAGAAAGGGgtctttttttttagaaacatcACCTCCAAATAGCCCACCAGACATCCAAATAGACCACCAGATGCCTCACTCACCTGGCATGCAGCTCAGGAAGTCCCGTGGGTAAGGTTCCCTGTGAACACAATGGAGCAGCCTCCTCACAAGGCGCTGGACCCTGCCTTTCTGCCGATGTTTACAGGCCCGCTGCATGATGTTCAGGCAGCTCCTCCCTGTCCGCCTGAGCCCTTCTTCCTCGTGCTGCTGCATCTCTTCCAGCCCTGAGTGGCAAGAGAGAAAGGTTGAGCAAGGAATCAGCTTTTCACAAGGCAAAAACTTCCAAAGCACCCCCACCAGAACCTGCCTTCACCTAAAGCCCTTTCTCAGCAGAAGCATCCCTCCCTGCTCTCTGTACGTCTCACTTACATGTGCCGTAGGATGCCATGTCTTGACTGTGTATGAAACTGGCATCCCGGAAAGCCAGATGACCTAGCGAGACAGGGCAAGAAAAGGGACGTCATCGGCAGCTCGGCAGGAGGACAGGTATGCTAGAGCCTCCACCCTTGCGGAGCACTCAGAGCAAGATCTGGGCGCAGATGGAGCCCTACCTAGCAGGTGGCCTGGGGACATGCCCATCCTCACTGGCATCATTAGCAAGACGTTTCTGTCCATCCCTACCAGGGAAGGACGTTGTTTGACTTACCCAGAAGCAGAGCTGCCACCCTGGAGACTGCTGGCAGCCTGTTGGCAGACGGCTTCATACATGTCAAGGCAGCACTCCGAAGGATGTTCTTGCTGAAAGTCTTGCTCTGTCGGCAAAGACAAAGGCGAAGGGgcatcagagaggcttgagagcGCGGCAGAAGAATCCGTAACCCCCAAAGACATCCCTGGGCAAATCTGCCAATGAAGCAGAGTGACCTTACCAGATGCTTGGCAGCCTGGTGGAGAGCAAAGTGGAGGCTAAATTTGTTGGGATGTGCCCACCACTTCACTTGTGGGGCTAGATGGGAAAGAGCCCTCCTTGCGGCCTGCAATACAAGAAGAGAAGATCCTTACAAATTGCAGTACATAGTCTTGGAAGCTCTTGAGAACAATCCCTCCCTCCTACTGCATAAGTCCACCTGCTTGGCCCTCACCTTGGCCACCTCGTCCTCGTCTTCGAGGTGAAGGAGGACGACGACCAGTTCAttaatggcttcttcttcttctgttgttgttgttatgggaaGCCTTTGGTCTCTCGCCCAGCCCCGAAGCAGCCCCAGATGTTGGATGGCTGATGCCCGGACGGAGGCTTCCTCCTGTAGGCAGAAAAGATCAGAGGTTGTGTTTCTCATCAGATCACTTTCCTTTCTCCTGTCCACCAAGGTGTTTTGAGGCTGCTCAGCCCCCTATCCTCCTCCGGGGGCagactgggggcaggggggactCTCCCCCTGTGTTTTCCAGGCAGGCTTCCAAGAGAAGGTGCTCCAGTGGAACACCTTCCTGAAGCCAGAACATCTCTGCTGCATGCCAGTCTAAACACCAcccttcctcttccaaagcaTTCCTCCTCCACCCTGTGTGATGTCATGTGTTCCCTAATACTCACATGGGCAGCCAGACCGCAGTAGGTTGCCGCCAGCATCTTCAGCTCTTCCTCTCCCAGCTCCCTGGAGAGGTAAGCTTGGTGTACCAGCTCTATCAACTCGGGGAAGACATCAGCTTCTGCATCAGGGAGGAAATCCAGCAGCGACAGCCGCAGAAGCGAAGGGTCCTACACAAAAGAGAGAATCTTTTCAAAGGTCTGAAAGGCCCCACGCTGTTTCTTTGAgaacaggcccttcagcattctGTCAGCAAAAGAGTGCTGGACCATGATTCGAATCGAAATctgtgcccctcccccctccctctgaccATCACTTGCCATGTCAGAGTCCAGAAGCAGGGATATCCCTCTGACACTGAGCTTCCGGACTTGCAGGTGGTCATGTTTCAGCCAGGTGAGGAGCTGCTCCAGTGTATCCTCACAGGGATAGACCTGCAGACGGCAGCTGAGCAGCTAAAGAGGCCCAAAGAGAAATAAACTCTTCAGTGATGAGAGGTTGAGGCAGGTTCTCCTTTTATCCACCACCTGGAGTTCTGCACAGAGCAaagccactgaagtgaatggaccAAAGTTTGTCATGTACATCaaatccaatgggtctactcagaggagCACTAAAACAGGCAACAGTCCTTAGGCTCAAAGTAGCCTTGACATAAGCCACAGAATATGGAAGGTAAACGCAGCTGCAATGTCCAAATTCTGATGGAGGCTGCTTGGGGAACCAAGGACATGCAAGGAGCCAAAGAACACAAAGCCCAACACTCGGCAGAAACCAACCCAGggcctctgttatgtactgagctgaatcctagaacaataggattcagaatcagcgggagctacccaatccaactccaggtggaagtgaatctgcaacctgattggcctgctggagcagccaatcaggcggctggcagaagtgaatctgctacctgattggcctgtaggagcagccaatcaggctgcaggcagaagtcaatccacaatataattggcccacaggtgtagccctgaagtagccaatcacgcaaggcccattgtgtaaataatgtatataagcagatggttttgggaaaagagccactcgtcttctcttctcctccttgatgactatgagctgaataaagagcatgaaattcactctcgactccgagtatatttcactggcgacgaggatgggatcctgctgagctgaccgccaccacgcactgcaccgcagcaccgccacctgctgcaccgctgcatcgcaccgtgcatccaggcttcagctccaggacccaaggaacccagaatggcaaccgacagcagcttctcgccattcaaaccagcatcaggagactgggaagggtacgccgcccatttcaacttcctcctgcaagcgaaagaagtcaccaacgatgccatgaagagggcgacattcttcagcgtctgtggagaggagacgtttgaaatcgcccgggctctccttgcacctagagatgtcgctaccgtctcttacaaaacaataatggaacggctgaaggagcacttctcaccacagccctcggtggtagcttgccgaaatgccttctacgcaaagcggcaagccccgggggaaaccataactgggtttgtgacctccctccgccaagccgcccggttatgcaacttctcagaattggagaacatgcttcgtgaccgcctcgtcggtggcctgagggacgagatgttgcaacgacgcctctacgccaaaaaagacctcacgttccagattgccctggaggaagccctggcaaccgaagccgccgagaggtcaacgcaagaggcacgaccggccccgccatcccaaccgagggtctaccacgaagacctcaccgacgaatccgaatctgacagggaggaagtacacagagtacagcggcgcactcaagcagcacacacaccacagcagcctcgacgagaaggagggaactgtgcaagctgcggggagaaccacgagaggaggacctgtcgtttccgcaacgcagagtgcaggcagtgcagaaaattaggacacatcgcccgggtgtgtcgggctcgactcacacgtcgacaagcatcagatgaccgacccaggagccccaggtcacacggcaccatgcaccaaggcaactcgacggagatcacggactatcaggtattccagttgccccatcccagcacagagaaaatttatatagaggtacagatagagggagccccatgccgcatggagctggacacgggttcaactctatccataatctcggcccgaacattaagggaactgtgccctaatgggggtcccaaactaaggccggccccattcaccctccgggacttccagaaacgtaaggtccctactatgggggtgggaaccttcagggtgcaatatcgagggcgaaagcaacaattggacttgctggtagttaagggcccctacgttagcttactgggactggcatggtttgcacctctggggctagccgttaccggggtgaaccgcactagcttacaagtggacgtggacgccatatgcaaagagtttccaggggttttcgatggggcattgggacgatatacaggaccccccattgccctacagctagaccccgctgtacgacccatcaggcacaaggcccgccgggtcccgttcgccctgaaaccccgcatagacgaggaattggaccggctcgtggagcaaggagtgctggagccggtgcccaacgccccctgggaaactccaattgtcacacccgtcaagcctaacggttcggtccgcatctgtgcagactacaaatgcaccataaacaaggctctcacggcccatgcatacccagtgccagtggtcagccatgtcctcgccaccctggctgggtcaaaaatctttggcaaactggacttggcccaagcgtatcaacagttgcctgtggacgaagccacagcagaggcccagacgattgtgacgcacagaggggcattcagagtaaagcggctgcaatttggcgttagcgtggcaccaggcatattccagaatctaatggactctctccttaaagggattcctgacgtcacccccttcttcgatgatgtactgatcgccgggcccacaccagaggaatttgaggaccgcctccgctccgtcctgcaccgtttccagacggcgggcctcaaggtgaagcgggaaaagtgtttactgggagtgccgcaggtggactttctgggatttaaggtggacgcagaaggggtccatccaaccggtgacaaggtacgggccatttgtgaggccccagcgcccaagagcaagcccgaacttcagtcattcttgggactattgaacttttaccatgccttccttccccataaggcagcggtagcggagcccctacacagactcctagataaaagggccccttgggtgtggggccagcgacaaagggccgcattccaggcagtcaaggacttgctcgtctcgaactcggtcttagcacacttcgacgagaggctgccagtggtgctggcatgcgacgcctctccctatggcatcggcgctgtcctgggacaccaactcccggatggaagagaggtgccggtggcatacttctcccagacgcttgctgcagccgaacgaaactactcacagattgacaaggagggtctggcaatcgtgaagggcgtaaaaaaattccatgatttcttgtacgggcggccctttaccatagtgactgaccacaagccgttgcttggcctgtttgcccctgagaagcagaccccccaagtgttgtctccacgtgtcctcaggtggtcaattttccttgccggctaccagtatgcactaatccaccgccctgggaaggcgatgggccacgcagacgccctcagcaggctaccactaccagaaacaggccccgacccagcgcctgcgcaagaggttatgaccctggagctgcttcccgaccgacccattcaggcacaagaagttgcgcaccattccacaaaagatagggtcatctcccgggtcctggactgggtgtggcgaggatggcccagcagcagccccgggccagaattcgctggctacacaaaccgcaaacatgaactgtcggcccacaaggggtgcctgttatggggaagcagggttgttgttccccagcccctccgcaaaagggtcctcacagccctacacgagacacacccaggggtagtgaggatgaaggcccttgccaagagttatgtgtggtggccggggattgacagagagatagaggcctgggtccaacactgccagacctgccaagaatcccgcccggatccccctagggccccagtccagccctgggagtccgcccgacatccatggtcacgcttgcacgtggacttcgctggccccttccagggaaaaacattcttcatagtggtggattcctacaccaaatggctggaggtcgcactggtaccatccacttctacggcggcagccatccgggtactacgtaagctgtttgcgacccacgggctccctgacaccctcgtctcggacaatggaaccgcattcacgtcagaggagttccagaccttcacagcgcagaacgccatccgccacatccgctcagcaccattccaccctgccaccaatggccaagcggagcgcatggtgcggaccaccaaggacagcctccgccgcatgacacaaggggactgggaataccgccttgccgcatttcttctagcacagcacagcaccccaagcacaacgacgggccggagcccagctgaattactaatgggcc contains:
- the LOC132591196 gene encoding uncharacterized protein LOC132591196, which translates into the protein MRNTTSDLFCLQEEASVRASAIQHLGLLRGWARDQRLPITTTTEEEEAINELVVVLLHLEDEDEVAKAARRALSHLAPQVKWWAHPNKFSLHFALHQAAKHLSKTFSKNILRSAALTCMKPSANRLPAVSRVAALLLGHLAFRDASFIHSQDMASYGTWLEEMQQHEEEGLRRTGRSCLNIMQRACKHRQKGRVQRLVRRLLHCVHREPYPRDFLSCMPEHPQSRQAKGT
- the LOC132591176 gene encoding uncharacterized protein K02A2.6-like, which gives rise to MATDSSFSPFKPASGDWEGYAAHFNFLLQAKEVTNDAMKRATFFSVCGEETFEIARALLAPRDVATVSYKTIMERLKEHFSPQPSVVACRNAFYAKRQAPGETITGFVTSLRQAARLCNFSELENMLRDRLVGGLRDEMLQRRLYAKKDLTFQIALEEALATEAAERSTQEARPAPPSQPRVYHEDLTDESESDREEVHRVQRRTQAAHTPQQPRREGGNCASCGENHERRTCRFRNAECRQCRKLGHIARVCRARLTRRQASDDRPRSPRSHGTMHQGNSTEITDYQVFQLPHPSTEKIYIEVQIEGAPCRMELDTGSTLSIISARTLRELCPNGGPKLRPAPFTLRDFQKRKVPTMGVGTFRVQYRGRKQQLDLLVVKGPYVSLLGLAWFAPLGLAVTGVNRTSLQVDVDAICKEFPGVFDGALGRYTGPPIALQLDPAVRPIRHKARRVPFALKPRIDEELDRLVEQGVLEPVPNAPWETPIVTPVKPNGSVRICADYKCTINKALTAHAYPVPVVSHVLATLAGSKIFGKLDLAQAYQQLPVDEATAEAQTIVTHRGAFRVKRLQFGVSVAPGIFQNLMDSLLKGIPDVTPFFDDVLIAGPTPEEFEDRLRSVLHRFQTAGLKVKREKCLLGVPQVDFLGFKVDAEGVHPTGDKVRAICEAPAPKSKPELQSFLGLLNFYHAFLPHKAAVAEPLHRLLDKRAPWVWGQRQRAAFQAVKDLLVSNSVLAHFDERLPVVLACDASPYGIGAVLGHQLPDGREVPVAYFSQTLAAAERNYSQIDKEGLAIVKGVKKFHDFLYGRPFTIVTDHKPLLGLFAPEKQTPQVLSPRVLRWSIFLAGYQYALIHRPGKAMGHADALSRLPLPETGPDPAPAQEVMTLELLPDRPIQAQEVAHHSTKDRVISRVLDWVWRGWPSSSPGPEFAGYTNRKHELSAHKGCLLWGSRVVVPQPLRKRVLTALHETHPGVVRMKALAKSYVWWPGIDREIEAWVQHCQTCQESRPDPPRAPVQPWESARHPWSRLHVDFAGPFQGKTFFIVVDSYTKWLEVALVPSTSTAAAIRVLRKLFATHGLPDTLVSDNGTAFTSEEFQTFTAQNAIRHIRSAPFHPATNGQAERMVRTTKDSLRRMTQGDWEYRLAAFLLAQHSTPSTTTGRSPAELLMGRRLATRLDRLHPDRAQDEVVVGKGRNPRTFVAQDPVYAKNFGAGPAWVPATVTKVTGPVSYEVLTEGGQCWRRHCDQLRRRFPGGTREESGTEGSQGDSRAVRPVEREGWAGEAEAVGTEGRPEAGR